A window from Mytilus galloprovincialis chromosome 8, xbMytGall1.hap1.1, whole genome shotgun sequence encodes these proteins:
- the LOC143084898 gene encoding serine/threonine-protein kinase Nek1-like isoform X2: MEKYTKIKSIGEGAFGKALLVRDKSNGQQYVVKEIQMLRMKAKEREDARKEVSVLAQLHHPNIVRYRESFEEKGYLHIVMDFCEKGDLYHKISSQRGILFPEDQVMDWFVQISLAIKYVHDRKILHRDIKTQNIFVTASGLVQLGDFGIAKVLGSTVELARTCIGTPYYLSPEICENRPYNNKSDVWSLGCVLYEIATLKHAFEAGNMKNLVLKIIRGSYPPISPKYSYDLRGLIAKLFKRTPKDRPSVNSVLKMPFVQRRVPKFLTDEQIADEFSHTIMHGHKLGHKVRAAPSPSPASRPPSANRPPSANRPPSAGIKRPLPARPTPAAAPKKYNPANIYGAPIARKSNERSQDRRRPGSGSGQRPQNSQDLLKKKNEFIEKEKKRRDEIQKAAIEKKHRDLIEKQKANRMNKAREEGWKQVLGYSDDSQNSKESSEGNQGQIKWPAQKPAAQNNQPNNRGDYADYHAYLDKLDRDRNNRQNAPGGAAYMAAPRQQQAVPKWNRAGEGPRGPAANPIQQAEENRQKGADAAERARIVGDFIQRKQEAEANRRRGNAELFGGAAPYESPRNVPPSPSPMRDDGRPSSADSRRKEEEEYLERLKKIRQANYNERRNDKNNEAEVRKKKIEALRQQADDKARQLKEQLERQRREMVQKEERMRNHQAQRYAQGKDRPGSAPPVAKPVPAVGITGVLKAIGSEPAIPEPVQSPPGIGMTGALKAIGAQNSPEERPKSALQLKRDEVLKGVNQRGPPRAGWGALDEKPAFEIKEEEEPESSRSRWGDKIDDRLKGLPLQETASAMEATSARDQVILNPSDIAADAARRQWGRPGSTVMNALKDIPIMEGSSTMSSDKSDDSVPSSVTSTDTEVKPGIGETITVTKTPIQKGTITISSTETKENITRPEIEIPSKPSESPDHEVNQSKSEPTIASSPDQKSTQSDTEKEPEKSSSEGQLSKPPVATKSVLNKPPLPSKPKPADKPLVLPKPTILTKPESPLVFAKQGDVPQTKNEVGVGSLFSKVELEETDQNKTEGGKDNLVLEEVQDDTPRDKVEEDTPKDTVQDDVPKDKDGKPKTGLAVALTTGHFDIRNTGMLRTCSEPDLSKLSQKDVIKIERRSLELERLKEDDDDDDDEEETNENKDKDDGENEEEEDDVDEEEYEELMSVRETMASLLLRECSTDDDGSNKGDTHKFRLSAASNKENDIAEENSDKNEDEEDEENKEDENNEEEKGDDNEEEENGDDGDVNNYAEALEDAEYKDDSALFESDESDVDTQFGDDDEDFDLFSRLEESRAELEGQLGCDKFLKVYKTVQALQEDEDENIEDGAKLAMNMLGKDQEHLYPKIFQLVMADAAFTEGQRQKMESQQ; the protein is encoded by the exons GTTTCAGTACTGGCCCAGTTACATCACCCAAATATTGTACGATACAGAGAATCTTTTGAAG aaaaGGGGTATTTACATATTGTTATGGACTTTTGTGAGAAAG GTGACCTTTATCATAAGATCAGCAGCCAGAGAGGCATCCTTTTCCCTGAAGACCAG GTAATGGATTGGTTTGTACAGATATCACTTGCCATAAAGTATGTCCACGACAGGAAAATTCTTCACAGAGATATCAAGACACAG AATATATTTGTGACAGCAAGTGGACTTGTTCAGCTTGGAGATTTTGGCATTGCTAAAGTTTTAGGAag cacTGTTGAATTAGCCAGGACATGTATAGGAACACCATATTATCTGTCACCTGAAATATGTGAAAACAGGCCATATAATAATAAAAG TGATGTCTGGTCCCTTGGTTGTGTTTTATATGAGATAGCCACATTAAAGCATGCA tttGAAGctggaaatatgaaaaatcttgtATTAAAAATTATAAG AGGTTCATATCCACCCATATCACCAAAGTACAGCTATGATTTACGAGGGCTGATAGCTAAATTATTTAAAAGAACACCAAA AGACAGACCATCAGTAAATTCTGTATTAAAGATGCCATTTGTTCAAAGAAGAGTCCCCAAATTCTTAACTGATGAA CAAATAGCAGATGAGTTCAGTCATACAATCATGCACGGTCACAAACTGGGCCACAAAGTTAGAGCAGCTCCCAGTCCTAGTCCTGCCTCCAGACCTCCATCAGCCAACAGACCTCCATCAGCCAATAGACCACCATCAG CTGGTATTAAACGACCTCTTCCTGCTAGACCTACCCCTGCTGCTGCTCCTAAGAAATACAATCCAGCTAATATATATGGTGCTCCAATAGCTAGGAAATCTAATGAAAG ATCACAAGACAGGAGAAGACCTGGAAGTGGGAGTGGTCAAAGGCCTCAAAACAGTCAG gacCTGctcaagaaaaaaaatgaatttatagaaaaagaaaagaaaaggagGGATGAAATACAAAAG GCAGCAATTGAGAAGAAACACAGGGATCTTATTGAGAAACAGAAG GCGAATAGAATGAACAAAGCTCGGGAGGAAGGCTGGAAACAAGTTTTAGGATATTCTGATGATAGCCAG AATAGCAAAGAAAGTAGTGAAGGTAATCAGGGACAGATTAAATGGCCAGCACAGAAG CCAGCAGCACAGAATAATCAGCCAAATAATAGAGGTGATTATGCTGATTATCATGCTTACTTAGATAAGTTAGACAGAGACAGAAATAACAGACAAAACGCTCCAG GTGGAGCTGCATACATGGCAGCACCTAGACAACAACAGGCTGTTCCTAAATGGAACCGTGCTGGGGAAGGACCAAGGGGTCCTGCTGCCAACCCCATACAACAGGCCGAAGAAAAtag GCAAAAGGGTGCTGATGCTGCTGAGAGAGCCAGAATTGTTGGTGATTTTATTCAAAGGAAACAAGAAGCTGAAGCAAATAGAAGGAGAGGAAATGCTGAATTGTTTGGG ggAGCTGCACCATACGAGTCCCCAAGGAATGTACCCCCCTCACCTTCACCGATGAGAGATGATGGCAGACCTTCATCTGCTGATTCTAGGAGAAAAGAAGAAGAG GAGTATTTAGAAAGACTGAAAAAGATCAGACAAGCTAATTATAATGAAAGAAGAAATGATAAG AATAACGAAGCAGAAGTTAGGAAAAAGAAAATTGAAGCTTTAAGA CAACAAGCTGATGACAAAGCTAGACAGTTAAAGGAACAATTAGAGAGACAGAGGAGAGAAATGGTACAGAAAGAAGAAAGAATGAGGAATCATCAG GCACAAAGATATGCACAAGGAAAAGACAG ACCAGGTTCAGCTCCTCCAGTTGCCAAGCCAGTTCCAGCTGTTGGTATTACAGGAGTTCTGAAGGCTATTGGTTCAGAGCCTGCTATACCAGAGCCTGTACAATCTCCCCCAGGGATAGGAATGACTGGTGCCCTCAAGGCTATTGGAGCACAGAACTCACCAGAGGAAAGACCTAA AAGTGCATTACAGCTTAAAAGGGACGAGGTTCTAAAGGGAGTTAATCAAAGG gGTCCACCAAGAGCTGGATGGGGAGCTCTAGATGAAAAACCTGCCTTTGAAATAAAAGAAGAGGAAGAACCTGAAAGTTCAAGGTCAAGATGGGGTGACAAGATAGACGACAGACTTAAAGGACTCCCACTTCAGGAAACAGCATCTGCTATGGAAG CCACCAGTGCCAGAGACCAGGTTATCCTGAATCCAAGTGATATAGCAGCTGATGCAGCTAGGAGACAGTGGGGCAGACCTGGGAGTACAGTCATGAATGCTCTTAAAGATATACCTATCATGGAGGGAAGCAGTACCATGTCCAGTGATAAGTCAG atGACAGTGTTCCCTCTTCAGTAACTTCAACAGACACAGAAGTAAAGCCAGGTATTGGTGAAACCATAACAGTAACAAAAACACCTATTCAAAAAGGCACAATAACAATATCATCCACAGAGACAAAGGAAAATATAACCAGACCTG AAATAGAAATTCCATCAAAGCCATCTGAATCACCTGATCATGAagtcaaccaatcaaaatcagAACCTACAATAGCATCATCACCTGACCAGAAATCTACACAATCTGACACAGAAAAGGAACCAGAAAAATCCAGTTCTGAAGGACAGTTGTCTAAGCCTCCAGTAGCTACTAAATCAGTATTAAATAAGCCTCCCTTGCCATCCAAACCTAAACCTGCTGATAAACCATTGGTATTACCTAAACCAACAATATTAACTAAACCAGAATCTCCATTAGTATTTG CCAAACAAGGTGATGTACCACAGACTAAGAATGAAGTAGGTGTCGGATCATTGTTCAGTAAAGTAGAACTTGAGGAGACAGATCAGAACAAAACAGAGGGGGGCAAAGATAATCTAGTCCTTGAGGAAGTTCAAGATGATACACCGAGAGATAAAGTTGAAGAAGATACACCAAAAGATACAGTTCAAGATGATGTACCAAAAGATAAAGA TGGTAAACCAAAGACAGGACTAGCTGTGGCATTGACCACTGGTCATTTTGATATCAGGAATACAGGG ATGTTAAGAACATGTTCAGAACCAGATCTGAGTAAACTGTCACAAAAAGATGTCATAAAAATAGAAAGAAGAAGTCTAGAGTTAGAAAGACTTAAAGAg gatgatgatgatgatgatgatgaagaggaaaccaatgaaaataaagataaagatgATGGAGAgaatgaagaagaagaagatgatgT TGATGAGGAAGAATATGAAGAATTGATGAGTGTACGGGAAACAATGGCTAGTCTTTTACTGAGGGAATGTAGCACAG ATGATGATGGTTCAAACAAAGGAGACACACACAAATTCAGATTGTCTGCAGCAAGCAATAAAGAGAACGACATTGCAGAGGAAAACAGTGATAAAAATGAGGATGAAGAAGATGAAGAAAACAAGGAAGATGAAAATAATGAAGAGGAGAAGGGAGATGAcaatgaagaagaagaaaatggAGATGATGGTGATGTTAATAATTACGCTGAGGCTCTAGAAGATGCTGAATATAAAGATGATAGTGCATTGTTTGAGTCAG ATGAGAGTGATGTTGATACACAGTTTGGAGATGACGATGAagattttgatttgttttctcgGTTAGAAGAGTCTCGAGCAGAGTTAGAAGGTCAACTTGGTTGTGATAAATTtctaaaagtatataaaacagtacAG GCTCTTCAAGAAGATGAAGATGAGAATATAGAAGATGGGGCTAAGTTAGCCATGAACATGTTAGGCAAAGATCAAGAACATTTATATCCTAAAATATTCCAACTAGTCATGGCTGATGCTGCATTTACTGAAG GACAGCGACAGAAAATGGAATCACa ACAATGA
- the LOC143084898 gene encoding serine/threonine-protein kinase Nek1-like isoform X3 translates to MEKYTKIKSIGEGAFGKALLVRDKSNGQQYVVKEIQMLRMKAKEREDARKEVSVLAQLHHPNIVRYRESFEEKGYLHIVMDFCEKGDLYHKISSQRGILFPEDQVMDWFVQISLAIKYVHDRKILHRDIKTQNIFVTASGLVQLGDFGIAKVLGSTVELARTCIGTPYYLSPEICENRPYNNKSDVWSLGCVLYEIATLKHAFEAGNMKNLVLKIIRGSYPPISPKYSYDLRGLIAKLFKRTPKDRPSVNSVLKMPFVQRRVPKFLTDEQIADEFSHTIMHGHKLGHKVRAAPSPSPASRPPSANRPPSANRPPSAGIKRPLPARPTPAAAPKKYNPANIYGAPIARKSNERSQDRRRPGSGSGQRPQNSQDLLKKKNEFIEKEKKRRDEIQKAAIEKKHRDLIEKQKANRMNKAREEGWKQVLGYSDDSQNSKESSEGNQGQIKWPAQKPAAQNNQPNNRGDYADYHAYLDKLDRDRNNRQNAPGGAAYMAAPRQQQAVPKWNRAGEGPRGPAANPIQQAEENRQKGADAAERARIVGDFIQRKQEAEANRRRGNAELFGGAAPYESPRNVPPSPSPMRDDGRPSSADSRRKEEEEYLERLKKIRQANYNERRNDKNNEAEVRKKKIEALRQQADDKARQLKEQLERQRREMVQKEERMRNHQAQRYAQGKDRPGSAPPVAKPVPAVGITGVLKAIGSEPAIPEPVQSPPGIGMTGALKAIGAQNSPEERPKSALQLKRDEVLKGVNQRGPPRAGWGALDEKPAFEIKEEEEPESSRSRWGDKIDDRLKGLPLQETASAMEATSARDQVILNPSDIAADAARRQWGRPGSTVMNALKDIPIMEGSSTMSSDKSDDSVPSSVTSTDTEVKPGIGETITVTKTPIQKGTITISSTETKENITRPEIEIPSKPSESPDHEVNQSKSEPTIASSPDQKSTQSDTEKEPEKSSSEGQLSKPPVATKSVLNKPPLPSKPKPADKPLVLPKPTILTKPESPLVFAKQGDVPQTKNEVGVGSLFSKVELEETDQNKTEGGKDNLVLEEVQDDTPRDKVEEDTPKDTVQDDVPKDKDGKPKTGLAVALTTGHFDIRNTGMLRTCSEPDLSKLSQKDVIKIERRSLELERLKEDDDDDDEEETNENKDKDDGENEEEEDDVDEEEYEELMSVRETMASLLLRECSTDDDGSNKGDTHKFRLSAASNKENDIAEENSDKNEDEEDEENKEDENNEEEKGDDNEEEENGDDGDVNNYAEALEDAEYKDDSALFESDESDVDTQFGDDDEDFDLFSRLEESRAELEGQLGCDKFLKVYKTVQALQEDEDENIEDGAKLAMNMLGKDQEHLYPKIFQLVMADAAFTEGQRQKMESQQ, encoded by the exons GTTTCAGTACTGGCCCAGTTACATCACCCAAATATTGTACGATACAGAGAATCTTTTGAAG aaaaGGGGTATTTACATATTGTTATGGACTTTTGTGAGAAAG GTGACCTTTATCATAAGATCAGCAGCCAGAGAGGCATCCTTTTCCCTGAAGACCAG GTAATGGATTGGTTTGTACAGATATCACTTGCCATAAAGTATGTCCACGACAGGAAAATTCTTCACAGAGATATCAAGACACAG AATATATTTGTGACAGCAAGTGGACTTGTTCAGCTTGGAGATTTTGGCATTGCTAAAGTTTTAGGAag cacTGTTGAATTAGCCAGGACATGTATAGGAACACCATATTATCTGTCACCTGAAATATGTGAAAACAGGCCATATAATAATAAAAG TGATGTCTGGTCCCTTGGTTGTGTTTTATATGAGATAGCCACATTAAAGCATGCA tttGAAGctggaaatatgaaaaatcttgtATTAAAAATTATAAG AGGTTCATATCCACCCATATCACCAAAGTACAGCTATGATTTACGAGGGCTGATAGCTAAATTATTTAAAAGAACACCAAA AGACAGACCATCAGTAAATTCTGTATTAAAGATGCCATTTGTTCAAAGAAGAGTCCCCAAATTCTTAACTGATGAA CAAATAGCAGATGAGTTCAGTCATACAATCATGCACGGTCACAAACTGGGCCACAAAGTTAGAGCAGCTCCCAGTCCTAGTCCTGCCTCCAGACCTCCATCAGCCAACAGACCTCCATCAGCCAATAGACCACCATCAG CTGGTATTAAACGACCTCTTCCTGCTAGACCTACCCCTGCTGCTGCTCCTAAGAAATACAATCCAGCTAATATATATGGTGCTCCAATAGCTAGGAAATCTAATGAAAG ATCACAAGACAGGAGAAGACCTGGAAGTGGGAGTGGTCAAAGGCCTCAAAACAGTCAG gacCTGctcaagaaaaaaaatgaatttatagaaaaagaaaagaaaaggagGGATGAAATACAAAAG GCAGCAATTGAGAAGAAACACAGGGATCTTATTGAGAAACAGAAG GCGAATAGAATGAACAAAGCTCGGGAGGAAGGCTGGAAACAAGTTTTAGGATATTCTGATGATAGCCAG AATAGCAAAGAAAGTAGTGAAGGTAATCAGGGACAGATTAAATGGCCAGCACAGAAG CCAGCAGCACAGAATAATCAGCCAAATAATAGAGGTGATTATGCTGATTATCATGCTTACTTAGATAAGTTAGACAGAGACAGAAATAACAGACAAAACGCTCCAG GTGGAGCTGCATACATGGCAGCACCTAGACAACAACAGGCTGTTCCTAAATGGAACCGTGCTGGGGAAGGACCAAGGGGTCCTGCTGCCAACCCCATACAACAGGCCGAAGAAAAtag GCAAAAGGGTGCTGATGCTGCTGAGAGAGCCAGAATTGTTGGTGATTTTATTCAAAGGAAACAAGAAGCTGAAGCAAATAGAAGGAGAGGAAATGCTGAATTGTTTGGG ggAGCTGCACCATACGAGTCCCCAAGGAATGTACCCCCCTCACCTTCACCGATGAGAGATGATGGCAGACCTTCATCTGCTGATTCTAGGAGAAAAGAAGAAGAG GAGTATTTAGAAAGACTGAAAAAGATCAGACAAGCTAATTATAATGAAAGAAGAAATGATAAG AATAACGAAGCAGAAGTTAGGAAAAAGAAAATTGAAGCTTTAAGA CAACAAGCTGATGACAAAGCTAGACAGTTAAAGGAACAATTAGAGAGACAGAGGAGAGAAATGGTACAGAAAGAAGAAAGAATGAGGAATCATCAG GCACAAAGATATGCACAAGGAAAAGACAG ACCAGGTTCAGCTCCTCCAGTTGCCAAGCCAGTTCCAGCTGTTGGTATTACAGGAGTTCTGAAGGCTATTGGTTCAGAGCCTGCTATACCAGAGCCTGTACAATCTCCCCCAGGGATAGGAATGACTGGTGCCCTCAAGGCTATTGGAGCACAGAACTCACCAGAGGAAAGACCTAA AAGTGCATTACAGCTTAAAAGGGACGAGGTTCTAAAGGGAGTTAATCAAAGG gGTCCACCAAGAGCTGGATGGGGAGCTCTAGATGAAAAACCTGCCTTTGAAATAAAAGAAGAGGAAGAACCTGAAAGTTCAAGGTCAAGATGGGGTGACAAGATAGACGACAGACTTAAAGGACTCCCACTTCAGGAAACAGCATCTGCTATGGAAG CCACCAGTGCCAGAGACCAGGTTATCCTGAATCCAAGTGATATAGCAGCTGATGCAGCTAGGAGACAGTGGGGCAGACCTGGGAGTACAGTCATGAATGCTCTTAAAGATATACCTATCATGGAGGGAAGCAGTACCATGTCCAGTGATAAGTCAG atGACAGTGTTCCCTCTTCAGTAACTTCAACAGACACAGAAGTAAAGCCAGGTATTGGTGAAACCATAACAGTAACAAAAACACCTATTCAAAAAGGCACAATAACAATATCATCCACAGAGACAAAGGAAAATATAACCAGACCTG AAATAGAAATTCCATCAAAGCCATCTGAATCACCTGATCATGAagtcaaccaatcaaaatcagAACCTACAATAGCATCATCACCTGACCAGAAATCTACACAATCTGACACAGAAAAGGAACCAGAAAAATCCAGTTCTGAAGGACAGTTGTCTAAGCCTCCAGTAGCTACTAAATCAGTATTAAATAAGCCTCCCTTGCCATCCAAACCTAAACCTGCTGATAAACCATTGGTATTACCTAAACCAACAATATTAACTAAACCAGAATCTCCATTAGTATTTG CCAAACAAGGTGATGTACCACAGACTAAGAATGAAGTAGGTGTCGGATCATTGTTCAGTAAAGTAGAACTTGAGGAGACAGATCAGAACAAAACAGAGGGGGGCAAAGATAATCTAGTCCTTGAGGAAGTTCAAGATGATACACCGAGAGATAAAGTTGAAGAAGATACACCAAAAGATACAGTTCAAGATGATGTACCAAAAGATAAAGA TGGTAAACCAAAGACAGGACTAGCTGTGGCATTGACCACTGGTCATTTTGATATCAGGAATACAGGG ATGTTAAGAACATGTTCAGAACCAGATCTGAGTAAACTGTCACAAAAAGATGTCATAAAAATAGAAAGAAGAAGTCTAGAGTTAGAAAGACTTAAAGAg gatgatgatgatgatgatgaagaggaaaccaatgaaaataaagataaagatgATGGAGAgaatgaagaagaagaagatgatgT TGATGAGGAAGAATATGAAGAATTGATGAGTGTACGGGAAACAATGGCTAGTCTTTTACTGAGGGAATGTAGCACAG ATGATGATGGTTCAAACAAAGGAGACACACACAAATTCAGATTGTCTGCAGCAAGCAATAAAGAGAACGACATTGCAGAGGAAAACAGTGATAAAAATGAGGATGAAGAAGATGAAGAAAACAAGGAAGATGAAAATAATGAAGAGGAGAAGGGAGATGAcaatgaagaagaagaaaatggAGATGATGGTGATGTTAATAATTACGCTGAGGCTCTAGAAGATGCTGAATATAAAGATGATAGTGCATTGTTTGAGTCAG ATGAGAGTGATGTTGATACACAGTTTGGAGATGACGATGAagattttgatttgttttctcgGTTAGAAGAGTCTCGAGCAGAGTTAGAAGGTCAACTTGGTTGTGATAAATTtctaaaagtatataaaacagtacAG GCTCTTCAAGAAGATGAAGATGAGAATATAGAAGATGGGGCTAAGTTAGCCATGAACATGTTAGGCAAAGATCAAGAACATTTATATCCTAAAATATTCCAACTAGTCATGGCTGATGCTGCATTTACTGAAG GACAGCGACAGAAAATGGAATCACa ACAATGA